A window of Armatimonadota bacterium contains these coding sequences:
- a CDS encoding TerC family protein gives MPFAPQIFEYGDIAVIGMLILLEGLLSADNALVLAIMVRHLPAEQRGKALTYGLGGAFVFRAVAIGLATLIMKLWWLQAIGAGYLIWMTVKHFVSNRGHQQEVEAGHRADKAGFWQTVLMVEVADIAFAVDSVLAGVALAKASTKHAFESKLWVVYSGAVIGIVLLRFAAKAFLKLLDRFPALEHLAYALVGWAGVKLLVMSGHHFTVDAKPGFTIPEMEPAVFWAVLALILAVGTAYAIRHANPQPDGIPDDIA, from the coding sequence ATGCCATTTGCCCCGCAGATTTTTGAATATGGCGACATTGCCGTCATCGGAATGTTGATCCTGTTGGAAGGCCTGTTGAGTGCTGATAACGCTCTGGTCTTGGCGATCATGGTGCGGCACTTGCCGGCCGAGCAACGGGGCAAAGCCCTCACCTACGGGCTTGGGGGCGCGTTTGTCTTTCGGGCGGTCGCCATTGGGCTCGCCACTCTCATCATGAAGCTGTGGTGGCTCCAGGCCATTGGGGCTGGTTACCTGATTTGGATGACGGTCAAACACTTTGTCTCCAACCGCGGCCACCAGCAAGAAGTCGAAGCAGGCCACCGGGCCGACAAGGCCGGCTTTTGGCAGACTGTTCTGATGGTCGAGGTTGCCGACATCGCCTTTGCCGTGGACAGCGTTCTTGCCGGGGTGGCCCTGGCCAAAGCCAGCACCAAGCACGCGTTTGAATCCAAGCTATGGGTCGTCTATTCCGGCGCGGTCATCGGGATCGTCTTGCTACGATTTGCCGCGAAGGCATTCTTGAAATTGCTCGACCGGTTCCCTGCCCTCGAGCACCTGGCTTATGCCTTGGTCGGTTGGGCGGGGGTGAAGCTTTTGGTGATGTCTGGGCACCACTTCACAGTAGATGCAAAACCGGGGTTCACGATTCCAGAGATGGAGCCCGCCGTGTTCTGGGCCGTGTTGGCCCTCATATTGGCCGTCGGGACCGCTTATGCGATAAGGCATGCGAACCCTCAACCAGACGGTATCCCAGACGATATCGCATAA
- a CDS encoding NHL repeat-containing protein, giving the protein MRFEMQRILAFTAACVLFLCLIACGGAGSTVGTNVSYVVLDNNRLAKFDGFPGTNWSTFGTVGSGANQFQVPRDIARDSLGRYYIIDQNNSRIVRIDDLNGTNWNSLGTLGSGVNQFNGLGGIAIDSLDRIYVADAQNNRIVRMNDISGSGWTTFGTLGSGVNQFDKPNYVTIDGTGKILISDRVNGRIVRINDMSGTGWVSFGTFGSAINQFFSAQQIRVDSVGRIYVADYANARVVRIDDMTGAGWTTYTAGVSPGGLRLDALDRIYIVNLGTDSVCRIDNMSGANRVDFGATGTGSGQFVSPTSIFITN; this is encoded by the coding sequence GTGCGGTTCGAAATGCAAAGGATTCTCGCGTTCACAGCTGCATGCGTTCTTTTCTTGTGCCTCATCGCCTGTGGCGGTGCGGGTAGCACTGTTGGAACAAACGTCAGCTACGTTGTTCTTGATAACAACCGTTTGGCCAAGTTCGATGGCTTCCCAGGGACAAATTGGTCGACTTTTGGCACGGTCGGTTCTGGGGCGAACCAGTTCCAGGTTCCCCGCGACATTGCCCGCGACTCACTTGGCCGGTATTACATTATCGACCAAAACAACAGTCGCATCGTTCGGATAGATGACCTCAACGGCACCAACTGGAATTCGCTTGGAACACTGGGAAGCGGCGTGAACCAATTCAACGGACTGGGCGGAATTGCCATCGATTCCCTCGACCGAATTTACGTCGCGGATGCGCAAAACAACCGGATCGTTCGGATGAACGATATTTCTGGTTCGGGTTGGACGACGTTTGGCACCCTTGGCTCTGGCGTCAATCAGTTTGACAAGCCGAATTACGTGACGATTGACGGCACGGGCAAGATCTTGATTAGCGACCGGGTGAATGGGCGAATCGTGAGGATCAACGACATGTCGGGAACCGGGTGGGTTTCGTTTGGCACATTTGGAAGCGCGATCAACCAATTCTTCAGTGCGCAACAAATCCGGGTCGATAGCGTGGGCCGTATTTATGTTGCCGACTATGCCAACGCAAGGGTCGTCAGGATCGACGACATGACCGGTGCGGGTTGGACAACTTACACGGCAGGCGTATCGCCAGGCGGGTTGCGCCTGGATGCCTTGGATCGCATCTATATCGTCAACTTGGGAACCGACTCTGTTTGCCGCATCGACAACATGTCCGGGGCAAACCGGGTTGATTTTGGGGCAACGGGAACCGGCTCTGGCCAGTTCGTATCCCCGACTAGCATCTTCATCACAAATTAA
- a CDS encoding NHL repeat-containing protein, with protein MAKTPRLVLLSVLLTVFFATLIACGGAGGSLAGITGYVFIDYSNHRLSTTSDLNGTGWTAYGTNGSGVGQFSNPYDLVRDSQGRYYTADSGNDRIVRMDDPSGAGWTTFGTSGNGVGQFSRPRGLFIDSQDRIYISDASNGRIVRINDFTGAGWVSFGSAGSGVNQFSNARGIHVDNDGTIFVADWSNHRIVRIDNMTGANWTTFGSVGTGVNQMQFPSGITRGLDNRLYFCDYSNNRIVRMDDITGSGWTTYSFNLVNPFKIRFDNLGRIYICGCGDSRITRIDDMSGANAITYGSLGTGVNGFNCPVDVVITY; from the coding sequence ATGGCAAAAACGCCTCGTCTCGTCCTGTTATCCGTCCTGTTGACGGTGTTCTTTGCAACCCTGATCGCCTGCGGCGGCGCGGGCGGTTCGCTCGCCGGCATCACCGGCTATGTTTTTATTGATTACAGCAACCACCGACTTTCAACGACAAGCGATTTGAACGGAACGGGTTGGACGGCCTATGGGACGAATGGGAGCGGCGTCGGCCAGTTTTCGAATCCTTACGACTTGGTTCGCGACTCTCAAGGCCGGTATTACACGGCTGATTCGGGCAACGACCGCATTGTTCGGATGGACGACCCCAGCGGCGCCGGTTGGACGACTTTTGGAACCTCAGGCAATGGTGTGGGCCAGTTCTCGCGGCCCCGCGGTCTGTTCATCGATTCTCAAGATCGGATCTATATCAGTGACGCTTCCAACGGCCGAATCGTGCGGATCAACGACTTTACCGGTGCGGGCTGGGTTTCCTTTGGTTCTGCCGGGTCGGGAGTCAACCAGTTTTCCAATGCCCGGGGGATCCACGTGGACAACGACGGCACGATTTTTGTGGCTGACTGGTCGAACCATCGGATCGTCCGGATCGACAACATGACGGGGGCCAACTGGACGACGTTTGGATCCGTGGGAACGGGCGTCAACCAAATGCAGTTCCCCTCGGGCATCACCCGTGGATTGGACAACCGGCTGTATTTCTGCGATTACAGCAACAACCGCATCGTGCGCATGGACGACATCACCGGGTCTGGTTGGACTACGTACAGCTTCAACTTGGTCAATCCGTTCAAAATCCGGTTCGACAATTTGGGCCGGATCTACATCTGCGGGTGTGGCGACAGCCGGATCACGAGGATCGACGACATGTCCGGGGCCAACGCCATCACTTATGGATCACTCGGCACGGGCGTGAACGGGTTCAACTGCCCGGTTGACGTTGTGATCACGTACTGA
- a CDS encoding N-acetylmuramoyl-L-alanine amidase, whose product MKRWIACLAPWMVLAGAAFGAKLDPVNVQFSYHQPSTTDAYRVGDQCYITPKLARSWDWNISLVGNEMQVATEGRLFRVPIYKDGGQTLLSLTDSARYLGASTDWDGGTYRVLGRIRNIELTPEGLVVDSTIKVKPNLFRLSAPDRLVIDFAGGKLDIGTGVQMPSWWRIGQYDGQTARIVLEHPAAIAIPTDRIAETRRFRLELPKAAYQNPSDITEPIQPVKKVQPESAAPTITLSAPAILQDANGGTSLTISADQSLSQPPSVQYLTPTQLQLVMPNARFAQAYSKQFDDERWVTAVSTLGDGQAALLIQTKRAMAFSVSTSGSKIIVRLSVPPSSGRLAGKVVVIDAGHGGKDTGATFGSVREKDLTLKIAQALRDDLVAAGASVIMTRDSDVYPSLGDRAQLANRSNAAVFISIHINSINKDDSRSGSITFFHNQDPMDRLLAECLQSEIAKVNRIPDLGTWSDTRIYQSGFKVLRDSNVPSVLVEMGFINHKNDRAQMTSPDFADRVAAAMVKGIQVFLGEK is encoded by the coding sequence ATGAAGCGATGGATCGCCTGTTTAGCGCCATGGATGGTGCTGGCGGGGGCGGCCTTCGGGGCCAAACTCGACCCCGTCAACGTCCAGTTCAGTTACCACCAGCCTTCGACGACCGATGCATATCGGGTCGGGGATCAGTGCTATATCACGCCAAAACTGGCCCGGAGCTGGGACTGGAACATCTCCTTGGTCGGCAACGAAATGCAAGTGGCCACCGAAGGGCGGCTTTTCCGAGTGCCCATTTACAAAGATGGCGGCCAAACACTTTTGAGCCTGACTGATTCGGCTCGCTACCTGGGCGCATCAACCGATTGGGACGGCGGCACTTACCGTGTGCTCGGCCGCATTCGCAACATCGAATTAACACCCGAAGGCTTGGTTGTGGATTCGACGATCAAGGTCAAACCCAACTTGTTCCGATTGAGCGCTCCGGATCGCTTGGTGATCGACTTTGCCGGCGGCAAACTGGACATCGGGACCGGGGTTCAAATGCCCTCTTGGTGGCGGATCGGGCAATACGACGGGCAAACCGCCCGGATTGTTTTGGAGCACCCGGCGGCCATCGCCATCCCCACAGACCGGATTGCCGAAACCAGGCGGTTCCGGCTTGAATTGCCCAAGGCCGCCTACCAAAACCCATCGGATATCACCGAGCCGATCCAGCCGGTGAAGAAGGTGCAACCAGAGTCAGCCGCGCCGACAATCACGCTTTCAGCACCAGCGATTTTGCAAGACGCGAACGGGGGCACCAGCCTTACCATCAGCGCCGACCAATCGCTGAGCCAACCCCCGTCAGTCCAATACTTGACCCCCACCCAGTTGCAGCTTGTGATGCCCAACGCACGGTTTGCCCAAGCCTATTCCAAGCAGTTCGACGATGAGCGGTGGGTGACGGCAGTTTCGACCCTCGGCGACGGCCAAGCGGCGCTGCTGATCCAAACAAAAAGGGCCATGGCCTTTTCGGTCAGCACCAGCGGCTCAAAAATCATCGTGAGGCTCTCAGTCCCGCCGAGTTCCGGTCGGCTGGCCGGCAAAGTCGTTGTTATCGACGCCGGTCATGGAGGGAAAGACACGGGGGCCACGTTCGGTTCAGTCCGCGAAAAGGACCTCACCTTGAAGATCGCTCAAGCCCTGAGGGATGACCTGGTTGCCGCGGGGGCGAGCGTGATCATGACGCGGGACAGCGACGTCTATCCTTCCCTTGGCGACCGTGCCCAGTTGGCCAACCGCAGCAATGCTGCCGTCTTCATCAGCATCCACATCAACTCCATCAACAAAGATGACAGCCGGTCGGGGAGCATCACGTTTTTCCACAACCAAGACCCGATGGACCGCTTGCTGGCCGAATGCCTGCAATCAGAGATCGCCAAGGTCAACCGGATCCCCGATCTAGGGACATGGTCGGACACCCGCATCTACCAAAGCGGATTTAAAGTCTTAAGGGATAGCAATGTGCCTTCTGTTCTGGTCGAAATGGGGTTCATCAACCACAAAAACGATCGGGCCCAGATGACAAGTCCAGACTTTGCTGACCGGGTGGCCGCTGCGATGGTGAAAGGGATCCAAGTCTTTTTGGGGGAAAAGTAA
- a CDS encoding GerMN domain-containing protein yields MARRLNRNGLAVTIIALSAITLAGLGIYAGSTKPAPHAEKTAASATKPKPTVEVEVKPDDERDQVTTLTPKYVGDDLKFDKQSSTPPAGVDPKMWAVNQYLGTLQAVPKEAKLLSCKVENLTATLDFNQAIMAGYGTTDEGALVNGILTVMGQFKDIQAVKFTVEGQPIESFGNIDLSEAQPVLKMPNH; encoded by the coding sequence ATGGCACGACGCCTGAACCGAAACGGCCTCGCCGTCACCATTATTGCCCTGAGTGCCATCACCCTTGCCGGGTTAGGCATCTATGCTGGCTCGACCAAGCCGGCACCGCATGCCGAAAAGACAGCCGCTTCCGCAACTAAACCAAAACCAACGGTGGAAGTGGAGGTTAAGCCCGACGACGAGCGCGACCAGGTGACGACCCTCACCCCCAAATATGTGGGGGATGATCTGAAGTTCGATAAGCAAAGCTCCACCCCTCCCGCCGGGGTCGACCCCAAGATGTGGGCTGTCAACCAATATTTGGGTACGTTGCAAGCGGTACCCAAAGAAGCCAAACTCCTCAGTTGCAAAGTGGAAAACCTAACGGCGACATTGGACTTCAACCAAGCCATCATGGCTGGCTACGGGACGACCGACGAAGGCGCGCTTGTGAACGGGATTTTGACCGTTATGGGTCAGTTCAAAGACATCCAGGCGGTGAAGTTCACGGTTGAGGGTCAGCCGATCGAATCGTTTGGGAACATCGACCTGAGCGAGGCCCAGCCCGTTCTGAAAATGCCGAATCACTAG
- a CDS encoding phosphatase PAP2 family protein codes for MRPFDLVLFRWVNGWPDALNPLFYSLSEGNKWWPVRIALLAFLAYCLWKPKLRTPAIVALVAWPLANELCDVLKNVFQMPRPSVEVGDAIVRVARLTSYGTASAHSANMAAVATAFLYYSRGTGYFWLAVAILTGISRVYVGVHYPYQVLLGWAVGAAVAGSATAIWEAIKRKWAPRQGEPADDLPESGGV; via the coding sequence GTGCGCCCGTTCGACCTTGTGCTGTTCCGATGGGTCAACGGCTGGCCTGACGCCCTCAACCCCTTGTTCTATTCTCTCAGCGAGGGGAACAAGTGGTGGCCGGTTCGGATTGCATTGCTGGCGTTTTTGGCCTATTGCCTTTGGAAGCCCAAGCTCCGGACGCCGGCCATCGTCGCCCTGGTGGCCTGGCCGCTGGCCAACGAACTCTGCGATGTGTTGAAGAACGTCTTCCAAATGCCGCGGCCAAGTGTCGAGGTCGGCGACGCCATTGTAAGGGTAGCCCGTCTCACCAGCTACGGTACGGCCTCGGCCCACAGCGCCAACATGGCGGCCGTGGCAACAGCCTTCCTTTACTACAGCCGGGGAACCGGATATTTTTGGTTGGCAGTAGCCATCCTCACCGGGATATCCAGGGTCTACGTCGGGGTCCACTATCCTTATCAGGTCTTGTTGGGGTGGGCGGTTGGCGCCGCTGTGGCGGGTTCTGCCACCGCTATTTGGGAGGCCATCAAAAGGAAATGGGCCCCCCGCCAAGGGGAGCCCGCAGACGATCTGCCCGAATCGGGCGGGGTCTAG